Part of the Flavobacterium alkalisoli genome is shown below.
CACCTTCGGTATGCAGATGGCATACCTCTACATTACGCAGTTCTGCTGCTCTTTCGGCCAGTGCCTTTGTTAACACGCCCGGCGTAGCGGCTGCAGCCTGTACATAAATCCTGTCTCCCGACTTTACTGCTTTTACTGCTTCATGAGCAGATACATATTTTGCCATACCTAAAATTTTAATGCAAAATTAGCTTCCCATAAAGTTACAAAACATGATAAAACTCATGCTACAGGAGCTATTAAAAATAATCCGCAAGAATGTTGTACTTTTGTCCCGGAAAAATTTTTTAGAACATGATTATCCAAAAAACCAGAGAAGAAATTGAATTGATGCGCGAAAGTGCCCTTATTGTTTCTAAAACATTAGGTATGATCGCTTCAGAAATAAAACCGGGTGTAACTACCCTTCACCTTGATACGCTTGCCGAAGAATTTATTCGTGATCACGGCGCAGTACCTGGCTTTAAAGGCCTTTACGACTGCCCTTCAACACTTTTAACCAGTGTTAACGAACAGGTGGTACACGGCCTTCCTACAAATAGGCCTATTGAAGAAGGAGATATCGTATCGGTAGACTGTGGTGCTCTTAAAAATGAGTTTTACGGAGATCATGCCTATACTTTTGAAATAGGTGATGTAGCTGAAGAAACACGTAAGCTTCTAAGAATAACCAAAGAATCTCTTTATGTTGGCATAAGGGAATTTAAAATGGGTAATCGTGTGGAAGACGTAGGTAGTGCCATACAAAGATATACCGAAGCTCACGGTTATGGTGTAGTGAGGGATCTTGTAGGCCACGGACTTGGCAGAACCATGCACGAAGACCCACAAATGCCTAACTACGGCAAAAGAGGCCGCGGTAAGAAATTTGTAGAAGGTATGGTGGTTGCCATAGAACCTATGATTAATATGAAATCTAAAAACGTAAAGCAGCTTAAAGACGGCTGGACTATTGTTACTGCCGACGGAAAACCGAGTGCACACTTTGAGCACGACGTAGCCCTTGTAGACGGTAAACCGGAACTGCTTTCTACTTTTGCATATATATACAAAGCTTTAGGCATAGAATCTAACGAGGAGGATGAATTTAGAAAAGTGCCTCTTGTACTATAATGAAAAAGCTGTTTAAATTAGTTCTCAACACCATACCAAGGCCTATACTTATCAGGCTTAGTTATGTTGCAAGGCCTGCGTTGGCATTGGCACTTAAAGGTAATACCTATACCGATCCTATTGACGGCAAAAGCTTTAAAAGCTTTTTGCCGTACGGATACGGACATCAGCGCAATAATGTATTGGCACCGGGTACACTTTCGTTGGAAAGACATCGTCTTTTATGGCTGTACCTTAAAAATGAGACTAATTTTTTTACAGCCCCTAAAAAGGTATTGCACTTTGCTCCTGAACAGGCTTTTTATAAGCGTTTCAGGAAACAAAAAAACCTCGACTATACTACTACCGATTTAAATTCTCCACTGGCTGATGTTAAGGCTGATATCTGTAACCTTCCGTTTGAAGACAACAGCTACGACCTTATACTTTGCAACCACGTTTTAGAGCATATTCCTGATGACACTAAAGCCATGAAGGAACTATACCGCATTATGAAACCGGGCGGAATGGGTATTTTCCAGATACCTCAGGATTTGAAACGCGAAACCACTTTTGAAGACAACACCATAACCGACCCTAAAGAACGCGCCAGAATATTTGGACAGTATGACCACGTAAGGGTTTATGGGCGCGATTATTTTGACAAACTGAGAAGTGTAGGTTTCCGTGTTGTGGAAGAGGATTACACAAAAAAAATCACCCCAGCTGATGTGGAGCGATTTTGTCTTGCAAAGGGAGAAGTTATCCCTGTATGTTATAAGGATTAATTTGTCTCTTCAGGTAATAACATCCCGATAACCTTATCTTTAGTAAGATATTTTTTTGCCACATCCTGTACCTGTTTTGCAGTTACAGCATTTACCCTGTCTTCAACAGTCAGTATGTTTTCAGGACTTGTGTTATCCGTCCACTGCGACCCAAGGTAGCTTAACCAGTACCTGTTCTCCTTAATATTCTTTTTATAGTCTAAAAGCTCACCTTCCTTATATTTGGCAAGGTCTTTTTCTTCAGGACCGTTATCTACAATTTTCTGTATCTCTCTCAGGGCAGATTCTGTAAGTTTCTCAGCATTTTCAGGACCACAAGGGAATGATACATCAAATCTGAAATAACCTTCCGGAAACTTGTCCATACCGCCACTTGCACGTATACCATATACTCCGCTTTCTTTTTCTCTTAGTTCCTCTACTAATTTAATAGTAAGTATTTCGCCTAAAGCATTTAAAGCCAATGCCTCCTCAGGATTGTATTTGGTTTCTCCATAATACATAATGGTTACGTTACTTTTAGGATCAGTGCCTTTATGTACCACTTTTTTATGAGACCCTTTTATTTTTTTATCTCCCGGATCCTGAGCTGTCTCTTTTTTATCGGAAGCCGGCAATGACGCTAAATATTTTGACGCCAGTTCTTCCATTGTCTTATCATCTATATTACCCACAAAGAAGAATTCAAAATCGGCAGCATTAGAGAAGCGTTCTTTAAACAAATCATACGAAAGTTTGTAGTCTATACTTTTCCAGATTTTCTCGTCAGGTATAACAGCTACAAATCTAGGATCATCCTTCCTTAAGAATGAATAAAACTCCTGGCGGAAATAATAAGACGGCTGTGAAAGCATATTTGCTGTAAATGCCGATTGCTTTTGTACATAAGTATTAAAAGCTTCCTCGTCATAATTTATATCCGTAAAGTATGCATACATCATCTGGAACATATATTCCATATCCTTAGGTGTAGAGATTCCTGAAATCATTTCAAAATTATCTGAAATAAACGGACTAACTCTAACTATCTTCCCTGTCATAAACTTATCTATGGCATTTTGATTCAGCCCTGAAAATCCGGCTTCAGTAACCCCTGCGAAACCAAGATAGGTTTTCCTGTAATCCTCAACACTTATAAGGTTAGAACCACCATAGCTAATAGCCCTCATTAAAACCTCATCATTTTTAAAATCGGTCTTTTTATATGTAACCTTTGCCCCGTTAGAAAGATAAAGTGTAGTAGTCCCTAACTTATCGTTTAATTCTTTTTTTGCGACACTTCCGGGTTTTACCTCATTTCTCAACAGGCTTGAAGCAACAGGCTCATCTTCATAAGCTGTAAGGTTGCTGGTATCCATATTAAGTAC
Proteins encoded:
- the map gene encoding type I methionyl aminopeptidase, with the translated sequence MIIQKTREEIELMRESALIVSKTLGMIASEIKPGVTTLHLDTLAEEFIRDHGAVPGFKGLYDCPSTLLTSVNEQVVHGLPTNRPIEEGDIVSVDCGALKNEFYGDHAYTFEIGDVAEETRKLLRITKESLYVGIREFKMGNRVEDVGSAIQRYTEAHGYGVVRDLVGHGLGRTMHEDPQMPNYGKRGRGKKFVEGMVVAIEPMINMKSKNVKQLKDGWTIVTADGKPSAHFEHDVALVDGKPELLSTFAYIYKALGIESNEEDEFRKVPLVL
- a CDS encoding class I SAM-dependent methyltransferase; the encoded protein is MKKLFKLVLNTIPRPILIRLSYVARPALALALKGNTYTDPIDGKSFKSFLPYGYGHQRNNVLAPGTLSLERHRLLWLYLKNETNFFTAPKKVLHFAPEQAFYKRFRKQKNLDYTTTDLNSPLADVKADICNLPFEDNSYDLILCNHVLEHIPDDTKAMKELYRIMKPGGMGIFQIPQDLKRETTFEDNTITDPKERARIFGQYDHVRVYGRDYFDKLRSVGFRVVEEDYTKKITPADVERFCLAKGEVIPVCYKD